The Pseudooceanicola algae genome has a window encoding:
- a CDS encoding IclR family transcriptional regulator — protein sequence MDDDMELPVAQRLEPADITPDRTRVSMEDAQQVPATPGRDVGSDKSGDHTTVQAVDRAINLLEALAEAKQELRLQDIARMTGLKVSTCHHLLNTLLRRGYVAKLDKPRAYFLGPRLTEIASMRGARFDLVRAARPFLEKLAEDTGAVIRLAAFEDTDLTTLCEVSRQGAGRPERSAHASAAHASALGKAILAWLPEPEIARVVADHGLPAFTERTIVSLGELVESLRQIRRHGFAVEDREFRQDEIAIACVIREKAGAVIGSVGVSIPASDYDPVSLQTLQLKVSKAAREISSVCR from the coding sequence ATGGACGACGACATGGAACTGCCGGTAGCCCAAAGGCTGGAGCCCGCAGATATCACTCCGGATCGCACGCGGGTGTCGATGGAGGATGCCCAGCAGGTGCCCGCCACGCCGGGCCGGGACGTGGGCAGCGACAAGTCCGGCGACCACACGACCGTGCAGGCGGTCGACCGGGCGATCAACCTTCTGGAGGCTCTCGCCGAAGCCAAGCAGGAACTGCGCCTGCAGGACATCGCGCGGATGACCGGGCTGAAGGTCTCGACCTGCCATCACTTGCTGAACACCCTGCTGCGGCGCGGCTATGTCGCCAAGCTGGACAAGCCGCGGGCATATTTCCTTGGGCCACGGCTGACGGAAATTGCTTCGATGCGGGGCGCGCGGTTCGATCTGGTCCGTGCCGCGCGGCCGTTTCTTGAAAAACTGGCCGAGGATACCGGCGCCGTGATCCGCCTTGCCGCCTTCGAGGACACTGACCTGACCACCCTGTGCGAGGTCTCGCGTCAGGGCGCCGGACGTCCCGAACGGTCGGCCCATGCCTCGGCCGCCCATGCCTCGGCGCTTGGCAAGGCGATCCTGGCCTGGCTACCCGAACCCGAGATCGCCCGCGTGGTGGCCGACCACGGCCTGCCGGCCTTTACCGAACGCACCATCGTCTCGCTTGGTGAACTGGTGGAAAGCCTGCGCCAGATCCGACGCCACGGCTTCGCGGTCGAGGATCGTGAATTCCGGCAGGACGAAATCGCCATTGCCTGCGTGATCCGCGAAAAGGCAGGGGCGGTGATCGGATCGGTTGGCGTTTCGATCCCGGCCTCGGATTACGACCCGGTCAGCCTGCAGACCCTGCAGCTGAAGGTCAGCAAGGCCGCGCGAGAAATTTCCTCGGTCTGCCGCTAG
- a CDS encoding MFS transporter, whose product MNERAPRRLIWLMAVTAGVVVANNYYNQPLLAEIAADFNASERAAALIATLTQVGYALGLLFLLPLGDMVERRRIISILLVASSAMLVAFGTMGSLHPLMAVGFLVGFSSVVPQFLPPIAARLAPKGQAGRAVGTVMGGLLLGIILSRFVGGVIGGIIGWRVLYLVAAGLMLILLVLLRRSLPVMAPTFQGSYGSLIRSLGSLFLRHRRLRVLASVAALQFGAFAMFWTTIVFHAERSMEGQATLTVGLLALIGAVGVLAAPVAGRLSEKLSADMILTVSGALMLLSFVLMGATGGGMAWIIPAVVLLDLGMQVSHVTSMSQVLQLDPAAGNRMNTIYMVIRFGGAALGTFAGSQAWHFFGWTGVTLLGVAVTLAALIIARSYGFALDPANNHDGTGSRGT is encoded by the coding sequence ATGAATGAACGGGCCCCGCGCCGGCTGATCTGGCTGATGGCCGTCACCGCCGGCGTGGTGGTGGCGAACAATTACTACAACCAGCCGCTGCTGGCCGAGATCGCGGCGGATTTCAACGCCAGCGAACGGGCGGCGGCGCTGATCGCGACGCTCACGCAGGTGGGCTATGCGCTCGGGTTGCTGTTCCTGCTGCCGCTTGGCGACATGGTGGAGCGGCGGCGGATCATCTCGATCCTGCTGGTGGCCTCCAGCGCGATGCTGGTGGCCTTCGGGACGATGGGGTCGCTGCATCCGCTGATGGCGGTCGGTTTCCTTGTCGGCTTTTCCTCGGTCGTGCCGCAGTTCCTGCCCCCGATCGCGGCGCGACTGGCCCCCAAGGGTCAGGCCGGGCGGGCCGTGGGCACCGTCATGGGTGGGCTGTTGCTGGGCATCATCCTGTCGCGCTTCGTCGGGGGCGTGATCGGCGGGATCATCGGCTGGCGGGTGCTGTATCTGGTCGCCGCCGGGCTGATGCTGATCCTGCTGGTACTGCTGCGGCGCAGCCTGCCGGTCATGGCCCCCACGTTTCAGGGCAGCTATGGCAGCCTGATCCGCAGCCTCGGCAGCCTGTTCCTGCGCCATCGCCGCCTGCGCGTGCTGGCCAGCGTGGCGGCGTTGCAATTCGGCGCCTTCGCGATGTTCTGGACGACCATCGTCTTTCACGCCGAACGCAGCATGGAAGGCCAGGCAACGCTGACTGTCGGCCTGCTGGCGCTGATCGGAGCGGTCGGCGTGCTGGCCGCCCCGGTTGCCGGACGACTTTCCGAAAAGCTGAGCGCGGACATGATCCTGACCGTCAGCGGGGCGCTGATGCTGCTGTCTTTCGTTCTGATGGGCGCGACGGGCGGCGGCATGGCCTGGATCATCCCGGCAGTGGTCCTGCTGGATCTCGGGATGCAGGTGTCGCATGTGACCTCGATGTCGCAGGTGTTGCAGCTGGACCCGGCCGCGGGCAACCGGATGAACACGATCTACATGGTGATCCGCTTCGGGGGCGCCGCGCTCGGGACCTTCGCGGGCAGTCAGGCATGGCATTTCTTCGGCTGGACCGGCGTGACCTTGCTCGGGGTCGCGGTCACCCTGGCGGCCCTGATCATCGCGCGCAGCTATGGGTTTGCCTTGGACCCCGCGAACAATCATGATGGAACCGGCAGCCGCGGCACCTAG
- a CDS encoding amidohydrolase family protein — translation MADYVIRGAAIVSVDPEIGNLSCGDILVKGDRIVAVGPDLAVEDAEVIDGSRMIAMPGLVNAHNHLWQTVIRGIGSNFAGSDYFNYLHAGAAPRFTPEDILYSEMAGGLASIDSGTTTVFDWCHNNPTPEHSDAAIDGLQASGVRALFGHGTVKPKPKPGEPHFSEIPHPRAHIERLRKGRLASDDALVTLAMCVLGPDYATLDVCRQDFALAKEMGLISSAHVWGRRNRLNPGGYLDLLKEGLLPAGHNAVHANYIPDEEIRALVEAGCTITATPPVELRGHGVPPLIGRVAAQGGRPSVANDTEVGVGGDMFSTLRLSLQADRFYRNVQTQRELEEGTNPAAAAFEAENLKTIGTGGGVYQKEYITTGEALKWATINNAAVLGMEHRIGSLTPGKKADIVLLRRDDWNLSPALNPENAVAMFAHPGNVDTVLIDGEIRKRHGKLIDSAAEARALSEIRSRGPRLMADAGYPDIAW, via the coding sequence ATGGCGGATTATGTGATTCGAGGGGCGGCGATCGTCTCGGTCGATCCTGAAATCGGAAACCTTTCCTGCGGGGATATTCTGGTGAAAGGCGACCGGATCGTCGCGGTCGGCCCCGATCTGGCGGTCGAGGACGCAGAAGTGATCGACGGCAGCCGCATGATCGCCATGCCGGGCCTCGTGAATGCACACAACCACCTGTGGCAGACGGTCATCCGAGGCATCGGATCGAATTTCGCCGGGTCGGATTACTTCAACTACCTGCATGCCGGGGCCGCGCCGCGCTTCACCCCCGAGGATATTCTCTATTCCGAAATGGCCGGTGGCCTTGCCTCGATCGACAGCGGTACGACCACGGTTTTCGACTGGTGCCACAACAACCCGACGCCCGAGCATTCCGACGCGGCCATCGACGGCTTGCAGGCCAGCGGCGTGCGCGCCCTGTTCGGTCATGGCACGGTTAAGCCCAAGCCCAAGCCGGGCGAGCCGCATTTTTCCGAAATCCCGCATCCCCGCGCCCATATCGAACGGCTGCGCAAGGGGCGGCTGGCCTCTGACGACGCGCTGGTGACGCTGGCCATGTGCGTTCTGGGGCCGGACTACGCCACTCTGGATGTCTGTCGTCAGGATTTCGCGCTGGCGAAGGAAATGGGGCTGATCTCTTCGGCGCATGTCTGGGGGCGGCGCAACCGGCTCAATCCCGGCGGCTACCTCGACCTGCTGAAGGAAGGGTTGCTGCCCGCAGGGCACAATGCAGTTCACGCCAATTATATCCCGGACGAGGAAATCAGGGCGCTGGTCGAGGCCGGCTGCACCATCACCGCGACCCCGCCGGTAGAACTGCGCGGCCACGGCGTGCCGCCGCTGATCGGGCGGGTCGCGGCGCAGGGCGGTCGGCCATCGGTCGCCAATGATACCGAGGTCGGGGTGGGCGGCGACATGTTCTCGACCCTGCGGCTGTCGTTGCAGGCGGACCGCTTCTATCGCAACGTCCAGACCCAGCGAGAGCTGGAAGAGGGCACCAACCCGGCAGCGGCGGCCTTTGAGGCAGAAAACCTCAAGACCATAGGCACCGGCGGCGGCGTCTATCAGAAAGAGTACATCACCACCGGCGAGGCGTTGAAATGGGCGACGATCAACAATGCCGCCGTGTTGGGGATGGAGCACCGGATTGGGTCGCTGACGCCGGGCAAGAAGGCCGATATCGTGCTGCTGCGGCGCGATGACTGGAACCTGTCGCCGGCGCTGAACCCGGAAAACGCGGTGGCGATGTTCGCCCATCCGGGCAATGTCGACACGGTGCTGATCGACGGCGAGATCCGCAAGCGCCACGGCAAGCTGATCGACAGCGCCGCCGAAGCCCGCGCCCTGTCCGAGATCCGCAGCCGGGGCCCGCGTCTTATGGCCGACGCCGGCTATCCCGATATCGCCTGGTGA
- a CDS encoding ABC transporter permease, giving the protein MLAFALKRLGLTLLVLVSVSIITFSLVRLAGDPAIALAGPEASTQEIEAIRLAYGFDKPLPAQYASWLGDVMRGDLGFSNILQRPVLDVVMERLPVTAKLACLSLLFAVIVAIPLGVLAAVKRNTMLDRAALSIAVVGQALPNFFFALVLILILGVKLRWLPISGDKTFLHYVMPSIALGYFAAPAIMRLTRAGMIEVLDSDYVRTARAMGLPRFRVVMKHALRNALIPVVSLTAVQLGFMLSGSIIIESVFSMNGIGRLGWQSIQRTDLEVMQALVLIIAVIYLALNYLADLVNGLLDPRLRVQ; this is encoded by the coding sequence GTGCTAGCTTTCGCCCTGAAACGTCTTGGCCTGACCTTACTTGTTCTGGTCAGCGTCTCGATCATCACCTTCTCGCTGGTGCGGCTGGCCGGGGATCCGGCCATCGCGCTGGCCGGACCCGAAGCCTCGACCCAGGAAATCGAGGCGATCCGTCTCGCCTATGGCTTCGACAAGCCGCTGCCGGCGCAATATGCCAGCTGGCTGGGGGACGTGATGCGGGGCGACCTGGGCTTTTCCAACATCCTGCAACGCCCGGTGCTGGACGTGGTGATGGAACGGCTGCCGGTCACCGCCAAGCTTGCCTGTCTGTCGCTGCTGTTCGCGGTGATCGTGGCAATTCCGCTTGGCGTGCTGGCCGCGGTCAAGCGCAACACCATGCTGGATCGCGCCGCCCTGTCCATCGCCGTGGTCGGACAGGCACTGCCGAACTTCTTCTTCGCGCTGGTGCTGATCCTGATCCTCGGGGTAAAGCTGCGCTGGCTGCCGATCTCGGGCGACAAGACCTTTCTGCATTATGTCATGCCCTCGATCGCGCTTGGCTATTTCGCCGCCCCGGCGATCATGCGCCTGACCCGCGCCGGGATGATCGAGGTGCTGGACAGCGACTATGTCCGCACCGCGCGCGCCATGGGGCTGCCGCGCTTTCGCGTCGTGATGAAACATGCGTTGCGCAATGCGTTGATCCCGGTGGTCTCGCTGACGGCCGTGCAGCTTGGTTTCATGCTGTCGGGCTCGATCATCATCGAATCCGTGTTTTCGATGAACGGGATCGGGCGGCTTGGCTGGCAGTCGATCCAACGGACCGACCTCGAAGTAATGCAGGCGCTCGTCCTGATCATCGCCGTCATCTACCTCGCCCTGAATTACCTCGCCGACCTGGTGAACGGGCTTCTCGACCCGCGGCTGCGCGTCCAGTGA